The genomic segment CGCGATAGTGATGGGCAATAGCGTCATTGTCTTGCTCTTTAGCGTTCACGCGCTGATGCATGGCAGCGTTATCAAAAATCCCCGTCTGACCCAGATTATCAGCCTATTCGCTCTGGCAGTTTGGTGGATGCCCCCTACCTTATGGAAGGCGGTGCATAATCGAGAACATCATACCAAAACCAACTCTAACGCCGATCCCGATCGCAGCTATCTACACAATCAACCCAATACTTGGGGAAAATGGATTCAAAATCAGTTTGTCCCCTCTTCAGAAGTCAGTCCATTGGGGCTATTTTTGGGAATGGCTACAGCTTGGGGAGTGCATACTTTTCGCAATCTCAGTTCAGTTGTTCTGTTCAATCGCCCTTCTGTTGAGTATACCCCGGCACCCTTTACCGTTAGTGCCAAAGAACGATGGGCGATCGCTCAAGAATATCTGGTTATTCTAGCCCTTCATTTGGGCGTTATGGCGTTTTTAAGGTTTCATCCCCTATCCTTGCTACTGGGTTACTTTCTCCCGATTGCCATTGGTTACGCTGGGGCGATGTTTTATATTTTCACCAATCATATGCTGTGTCCGATGACCAGCGTTAACGATCCGCTGGCGAATACCCTATCGCTACGCATTCCTAAGCTATTCGACCGACTGCACCTTAACTTTTCTTACCACACCGAGCATCACATCTTTCCGGGGATGAATTCCGACTACTACCCGCTAGTGCAGGAATTGTTAAAAACCCATTATCCAGAACGATACAATCTTCTGGGTGCAGGGGAAGCTTGGCGCTTGTTGTTGCAAACTCCCCGACACTATCAAGATAACCAGACATTTACCAATTGGGCGGCTACTCAGTCCGTTCCCTGTCCCCTCAATCTGCGAGAGTTAGAGGAAAACAAGGAAAAAGCGCCCATTTGCTAAGAGTTAGCGCAGCAACTCCTCTAGTTGCTGCTTATTCCATAGAGATTGGTATAAGCCGGATTGTTGAACCAGTTCGGCGTGGGTACCTTTTTGGATAATCCTACCTTTATCCATCACAAAAATGCGATCGCAGGTCGCGGCGGCTGACATTTGGTGAGAGATGAAAATCACCGTTTTGCGTTGAGTTCCTTCGGAAAGGTTTTTCAGGATATCGGTAGCGGTTTGATTATCAACGCTAGAAAGGGCATCATCCAGGATTAACACAGGCGCATCGACCAGTAAAGCCCGCGATAAGGCGGTGCGCTGGCGCTGTCCCCCCGATAAGGTAATGCCGCGTTCGCCCACAATGGTTTTATATTGTTGGGGGAAGTTGAGAATTTCTGGGTGAATTTGCGCTTGTTTGGCGGCGAGTTCAATTTCCGGTTGCTCGGTTGTCGGATCGCCGTAGCGAATATTATTTTTAATCGTGGTACTGAACAAAAAGCTATCTTGGGGAACGTAGGCGATCGCTTTTCGCAGTTCGGCTAATTGTACCTTTGTCACATCATAGCCATCCAGGTACAAGCAGCCTTCTGGAACTTCTAAAAGACGCGGTAGGATATTGGCTAAGGTGGATTTCCCCGCGCCAATCGGCCCAACAACAGCGACGGTTTCCCCCGGTTGAATGGTAAATTCGATCTCTTTGAGGGCGGGAATTGTCGCGCCGGGGTAGGTGTAACTTAAGCGTTTGGCGATAATTTCGCCGCGTATGGGAGAGGGGAGGGGAACGGCGTAGGCTGTATCGTAAATTTTAGGTTCAACCGAGAGAATTTCTTCAATCCGTTCGATGCTGACTTCTCCGCGTTGGTAGGCGGTAATGGTGAAGCCGAGTAAGGCGGTGGGGAAAACCAGGCGCTCGACGTAGAGGATAAGGGCGATAAAATCCCCGATACTAATTTGCCCAGTGGCGATCGCACCTGCTCCAAAAGCCAGCAATACCAGTAAACTCACATAAGAGAGGGCTTCTACAATCGGGAATAATAGGTTGCGGGTTTGGGCGAGTTTGAGGTTTGCATCCAGTAAATCTTGGTTTAACCGTCGAAAAGCGCGGCGTTCGTTCCCCTCTTGGGCGTAAATTTTAATTAAAGCGATTCCACTCATATCTTCTTGAATCAAATCGCTAACCCGCGAGAGTTCCTCTTGAACCTCCATTTGCTCGGAACGCAAACGCTCGCTAAACAGTTGCACGCTAATGAGCATAACGGGATAAACGGCGATCGCCAACAGCGTCAACCGCACGTTAATCATCAGCATCACCGGAAGCGTCAGCGCATAGGCAAA from the Desertifilum tharense IPPAS B-1220 genome contains:
- a CDS encoding fatty acid desaturase gives rise to the protein MHLTHAQQFIHQAQYAKTLRPFLPAAAFAPDPSKLIILLGNLVLLISGFAIASTLSQWNPNLLWLFLPIAIVMGNSVIVLLFSVHALMHGSVIKNPRLTQIISLFALAVWWMPPTLWKAVHNREHHTKTNSNADPDRSYLHNQPNTWGKWIQNQFVPSSEVSPLGLFLGMATAWGVHTFRNLSSVVLFNRPSVEYTPAPFTVSAKERWAIAQEYLVILALHLGVMAFLRFHPLSLLLGYFLPIAIGYAGAMFYIFTNHMLCPMTSVNDPLANTLSLRIPKLFDRLHLNFSYHTEHHIFPGMNSDYYPLVQELLKTHYPERYNLLGAGEAWRLLLQTPRHYQDNQTFTNWAATQSVPCPLNLRELEENKEKAPIC
- a CDS encoding ABC transporter ATP-binding protein; this translates as MAQSKLKKLGEYLRPHWKTAVLGIIALFIVNGLGVYIPLLIRNSIDELQVTFSFDRILRYVILIMVLASIMWVIRMVSRTLLFGVGRQVEFDLKQQIFQHLLTLEPSYFAMNTVGDLINRATSDVDNIRRLLGFAVLSLANTIFAYALTLPVMLMINVRLTLLAIAVYPVMLISVQLFSERLRSEQMEVQEELSRVSDLIQEDMSGIALIKIYAQEGNERRAFRRLNQDLLDANLKLAQTRNLLFPIVEALSYVSLLVLLAFGAGAIATGQISIGDFIALILYVERLVFPTALLGFTITAYQRGEVSIERIEEILSVEPKIYDTAYAVPLPSPIRGEIIAKRLSYTYPGATIPALKEIEFTIQPGETVAVVGPIGAGKSTLANILPRLLEVPEGCLYLDGYDVTKVQLAELRKAIAYVPQDSFLFSTTIKNNIRYGDPTTEQPEIELAAKQAQIHPEILNFPQQYKTIVGERGITLSGGQRQRTALSRALLVDAPVLILDDALSSVDNQTATDILKNLSEGTQRKTVIFISHQMSAAATCDRIFVMDKGRIIQKGTHAELVQQSGLYQSLWNKQQLEELLR